Sequence from the Pseudomonas sp. 7SR1 genome:
ACTACCTGTTGGCCCGGGCCCTGGACTCGGTTGGCCTGACCGAAAAAGACCTGAAGGTCGTCAACACCTCCGACGCCGACATCTCCGCCGCGTTCAACACCGAACAGGTCAAGGCCATCACTACCTGGAACCCGATGCTCTCGGACATCAAGGCCCAGCCTGGGGTGAGCGAAGTGTTCAACTCCAGCCAGATCCCCGGCGAGATCATGGACATGATGGTGGTCAACACCCAGACCCTCCAGGACAACCCGGCCCTGGGCAAGGCATTGACCGGCGCCTGGTTCGAGGTGGTGGCGCTGATGAATGCGAAAAACGCAGCCAGCAAGGCGGCGCTGGAGCACATGGCGAAAGCCTCGGGCACCGACCTGGCGGGTTTCCAGGCGCAGCTGGACACCACCAGGCTGTTCGCCACGCCCCAGGAAGCGCTCGGCTTCGCCACCAGCGGGCAACTGCCCGACACGCAGCGCAAGGTGGCGGACTTCTCGTTCCGCCACGGTCTGCTGGGCGAAGGCGCCAAGAACGCCGACGCGGTCGGCATGGCATTCGCCAACGGCGTGATCCTTGGCGACAAGGCCAACCTCAAGCTGCGCTTCGATCCCACCTACGTACAGCTGGCCGCCGACGCCAAGCTGTAACCGGAGGACCTGGCATGCGCCTGATCAACCGCTACCCGGACCGCCCCAGCCGCTTGTTGCTGGTGATCCTGCCCTTCGCGCTGGTGTTGTTCGCCTATTTCACTGGCTCGGCCGAACGGTTGACGGACAACCCCAACGACAAGCTGCTCCCCAGCGCGACACAGATGAGCGACGCGGTGAAACGCCTGGCTTTCACCGCCGATGCTCGCAGCGGCGATTACCTGCTCTGGCAGGACACCGCGTCGAGCCTGCGCCGGCTGGCCATCGGCCTGGGCATCAGTGCCCTGGCCGGGCTCTGCCTGGGGATCGCCGCCGGCACGCTGCCACTGCTGGGCGCGCCGCTGTCGCCCTTGCTCACCGTGGTCTCGATGGTGCCGCCGTTGGCCATCCTGCCGATCCTGTTCATTGTCTTCGGCCTTGGGGAGTTGTCGAAGGTGATGCTCATTGTCATCGGCGTCACACCATGCCTGGCCCGGGACCTGGAACAGCGCGCCCGGGAAATTCCCCGTGAACTGCTGATCAAGGCCCAGACCCTCGGTGCGTCCACCTGGACCCTGATCCTGCGCGTGGTCCTGCCACAGCTATTGCCGCGGCTGTTGATTTCCCTGCGGCTGATGCTGGGTTCGGCCTGGCTGTTCCTGATCGCCGCCGAAGCCATCGCCTCCACCGATGGCCTGGGCTATCGGATTTTCCTCGTGCGTCGTTACCTGGCGATGGACGTGATCCTGCCATACGTGGTGTGGATCACCTTGCTCGCCTGGCTGATGGACTGGGGTCTCAAGCGCCTGACTCGCCAAGCGTTCCCCTGGTATGAAGGGGCGAAGGCATGAGCTTCATCACGGTGAACAATGTCTGGCAACAGTATGCCGATCAGGTGGTGCTCGAACGCTTGAACCTGAGTGTCGCCGAGGGCGAGTTCTGCACCCTGGTGGGCGCGTCGGGTTGCGGCAAATCGACCTTCCTCAGGTTATTGCTGGGCCAGGAACAGGCCAGTCGCGGACAGATCCTGCTGGATGGCGAGCCCTTGGCGGGCGAGCCGGATGCCAGCCGGGGCGTGGTGTTCCAGCGCTATTCGGTATTCCCGCACCTGACGGCGCTGGACAATGTGGCCCTGGGCCTGGAGCTGCCACGCTCGCCGGTGCTGGGGCGTCTGTTCGGTAGCGCCAAGCGCCAGGCCCAGGAAGAAGCCGCGCGATTGCTGGACAAAGTCGGCCTCGGCCAGGCCCTGGATAAATACCCGGCGCAGCTCTCCGGCGGCATGCAGCAACGGCTGGCGATTGCCCAGGCGTTGATCATGCGACCGCGCGTCCTGCTCCTGGATGAACCCTTCGGCGCCCTCGATCCCGGCATTCGCAAAGACATGCATGCCCTGCTGCTGGCGCTTTGGCGCGAGACCCGCCTGACCGTGTTCATGGTCACCCACGACCTGTCCGAAGGTTTCAGCCTCGGCACGCGCCTGCTGGTATTCGACAAGGTGCGAGTCGACCCCCACGCCCCGGGCGCCTACGGCGCGCGCATCACCTACGACATCCCATTGAACAGCGATCGACGCACCGCCCATGCCGCCGTCGAGGCAGCGTCCGCCGGCCTGGCCGGTGCGTTGCGTATCGCTTGAAAAGGAGCTTTTACATGACCGATTCGATCCAACTGTTTCCACCCT
This genomic interval carries:
- a CDS encoding ABC transporter permease; this encodes MRLINRYPDRPSRLLLVILPFALVLFAYFTGSAERLTDNPNDKLLPSATQMSDAVKRLAFTADARSGDYLLWQDTASSLRRLAIGLGISALAGLCLGIAAGTLPLLGAPLSPLLTVVSMVPPLAILPILFIVFGLGELSKVMLIVIGVTPCLARDLEQRAREIPRELLIKAQTLGASTWTLILRVVLPQLLPRLLISLRLMLGSAWLFLIAAEAIASTDGLGYRIFLVRRYLAMDVILPYVVWITLLAWLMDWGLKRLTRQAFPWYEGAKA
- a CDS encoding putative urea ABC transporter substrate-binding protein → MFKLRLSSLLLAAFAALASLSSTAAQKDHFSVCWTIYAGWMPWEYAGSQGIVDKWAKKYGIKIDVVQLNDYVESINQYTAGQFDGCTMTNMDALTIPAAGGVDSTALIVSDFSNGNDGVVIKGEGKKVTDLKGMDVNLVELSVSHYLLARALDSVGLTEKDLKVVNTSDADISAAFNTEQVKAITTWNPMLSDIKAQPGVSEVFNSSQIPGEIMDMMVVNTQTLQDNPALGKALTGAWFEVVALMNAKNAASKAALEHMAKASGTDLAGFQAQLDTTRLFATPQEALGFATSGQLPDTQRKVADFSFRHGLLGEGAKNADAVGMAFANGVILGDKANLKLRFDPTYVQLAADAKL
- a CDS encoding ABC transporter ATP-binding protein — encoded protein: MSFITVNNVWQQYADQVVLERLNLSVAEGEFCTLVGASGCGKSTFLRLLLGQEQASRGQILLDGEPLAGEPDASRGVVFQRYSVFPHLTALDNVALGLELPRSPVLGRLFGSAKRQAQEEAARLLDKVGLGQALDKYPAQLSGGMQQRLAIAQALIMRPRVLLLDEPFGALDPGIRKDMHALLLALWRETRLTVFMVTHDLSEGFSLGTRLLVFDKVRVDPHAPGAYGARITYDIPLNSDRRTAHAAVEAASAGLAGALRIA